A single window of Gopherus evgoodei ecotype Sinaloan lineage unplaced genomic scaffold, rGopEvg1_v1.p scaffold_87_arrow_ctg1, whole genome shotgun sequence DNA harbors:
- the TUFM gene encoding elongation factor Tu, mitochondrial translates to MAAHAMLVCGGRSGAAGLRGCLSSYLLGVLGTLSPPSPASRLCPLLLRSFAVEAKKTYVRDKPHVNVGTIGHVDHGKTTLTAAITKILAEAGGAKFKKYEEIDNAPEEKARGITINASHVEYATANRHYAHTDCPGHADYVKNMITGTAPLDGCILVVAATDGQMPQTREHLLLAKQIGVRHIVVYINKADAVEDQEMLELVELEIRELLSEFGYDGEKTPVIVGSALCALEHRSPELGLNSILKLLDAVDTHIPLPVRELDKPFLLPIESIYSIPGRGTVVTGTLERGIVRKGEECEFVGHNRNLRSVVTGIEMFHQNLERAEAGDNLGALVRGLKREDVRRGMVMCKPGSIKPHQKIEAQVYILSKEEGGRHKPFVSNYMPVMFSLTWDMACRTILPPGKEMVMPGEDTALTLTLRQPMVLEEGQRFTLRDGNRTIGTGVVTKTLEMGPDNDKWGA, encoded by the exons ATGGCGGCGCACGCGATGCTGGTCTGTGGGGGACGGAGCGGAGCTGCTG GCCTCCGGGGCTGCCTCTCCAGCTACCTGCTGGGCGTCTTGGGGACG TTATCcccgcccagcccagcctcccgcctctgccccctcctgctgCGCAGCTTTGCTGTCGAGGCCAAGAAAACCTACGTGCGGGACAAGCCCCATGTCAACGTGGGCACCATCGGGCACGTGGACCACGGCAAGACCACGCTGACAGCTGCCATCACCAAAA tcctAGCTGAGGCTGGAGGTGCCAAGTTCAAGAAGTACGAGGAGATTGACAACGCGCCAGAGGAGAAGGCTCGTGGCATCACCATCAACGCCTCCCATGTGGAGTATGCCACCGCCAACCGGCACTACGCCCACACCGACTGCCCCGGCCACGCCGACTACGTCAAG AACATGATCACTGGCACCGCTCCCTTAGACGGCTGCATCCTCGTGGTGGCAGCAACAGATGGGCAGATGCCACAGACCCGAGAGCACTTGCTGCTGGCCAAACAG ATCGGGGTGCGGCACATCGTGGTGTACATCAACAAGGCGGACGCAGTAGAAGACCAGGAGATGCTGGAGCTGGTGGAGCTGGAGATCCGGGAGCTGCTCTCTGAGTTTGGCTACGATGGGGAGAAGACGCCTGTCATTGTGGGTTCTGCCCTCTGCGCCCTGGAA caccgcAGCCCCGAACTGGGACTGAACTCCATCCTGAAGCTGCTGGACGCGGTCGATACACACATCCCACTGCCCGTGCGGGAGCTAGACAAGCCATTCCTGCTGCCCATCGAGTCAATCTACTCCATCCCAG GGCGTGGGACAGTGGTGACAGGGACACTGGAGCGTGGCATCgtcaggaagggggaggagtgcgAGTTTGTGGGGCACAACCGCAACCTGCGCTCCGTGGTGACAG GCATCGAGATGTTTCACCAGAACCTGGAGCGGGCTGAGGCCGGAGACAACCTTGGGGCGCTGGTGCGGGGGCTGAAGCGGGAGGACGTGCGGCGTGGCATGGTGATGTGCAAGCCCGGCTCCATCAAGCCCCATCAGAAGATCGAGGCCCAG gtGTACATCCTCAGCAAGGAGGAGGGCGGGCGGCACAAGCCTTTCGTCTCTAACTACATGCCTGTAATGTTCTCCCTTACCTGGGACATGGCCTGTCGGACCATCCTGCCCCCTGGAAAG GAGATGGTGATGCCCGGCGAGGACACAGCCCTGACCCTCACCCTGCGGCAGCCCATGGTGCTGGAAGAAGGTCAGCGCTTCACCCTGCGCGATGGCAACCGCACCATTGGCACCGGTGTGGTCACCAAAACGTTGGAGATGGGGCCAGACAATGACAAGTGGGGGGCTTAA